One genomic window of Elaeis guineensis isolate ETL-2024a chromosome 2, EG11, whole genome shotgun sequence includes the following:
- the LOC105035640 gene encoding BTB/POZ domain-containing protein At5g66560 has product MKEDLGLGFLIGGMATEKPGSKGQAWFCTTGLPSDVVIEVDEMSFHLHKFPLMSKSKKLHQLITEREQNPRARTEGIEGGGEEEEIEEEEEDLHHIPLPDFPGGAEIFETAAKFCYGVKIDITARNAAPLRCAADYLEMTEEFSEENLISRTERFLAQSVLRSLKESVRTLKSCEDLLPLAEDLGISQRCIDSIAIRACSSDLSSLFGWPITEATAAGEPKTKSASSALWNGIDAGIRRKSGTRSIATSAVADSWFEDLTVLSLPMYKRVIAAMRAHDLSSEIIEGSLISYAKRSIPGISRTSRHHAPAKLASEPEQRELLETVISNLPQGKSSSLVTTRFLFGLLRTANILRASEACTTALERKIASQLEQAKLDDLLIPNYSYLVETLYDVDCVERIIGYFLEGLQERSAMVAAEDDGGELAIRSPPGNNNNNNDNPLLTVGKLVDGYLSEIASDANLRPEKFCDLALALPDHARVFDDGLYRAVDVYLKAHPRITEEEREKVSSVMACQKLTLEACTHAAQNERLPLRAVVQVLFFEQLQLRRAIAGTLAAAAAAAGDEEEEGPPPPPAAVAEGGRREGDTWRTAIRENQVMRLDMDSMRSRVRELERECSTMRKAIDKMDRIRGVGGGGERAGGWGSFTRRFGCKFTTQVCDSHQRTVVEPRKSRTERSP; this is encoded by the exons ATGAAGGAggatctagggttagggtttctgaTCGGAGGAATGGCTACTGAGAAGCCTGGGTCCAAAGGCCAAGCATG GTTTTGCACTACTGGATTACCCAGCGATGTGGTAATCGAAGTCGATGAGATGAGTTTCCATCTCCACAAG TTCCCGTTGATGTCTAAGAGCAAGAAGCTCCACCAGCTGATAACGGAGCGGGAGCAAAACCCCAGAGCGAGAACAGAGGGCATTGAAGgaggaggggaggaagaggagatcgaagaagaggaggaggatctCCATCACATTCCCCTCCCGGACTTCCCCGGCGGCGCCGAGATCTTCGAGACCGCCGCCAAGTTCTGCTACGGCGTCAAGATCGATATCACGGCGCGGAACGCCGCCCCGCTCCGCTGCGCCGCCGACTACCTCGAGATGACGGAAGAATTCtccgaggagaacctcatctcccGCACCGAGCGATTCCTCGCCCAGTCCGTCCTCCGAAGCCTCAAGGAATCGGTGAGAACCCTCAAGTCTTGTGAGGACCTCCTACCTCTCGCTGAGGACCTCGGTATCTCGCAGCGCtgcatcgactccatcgccatcCGCGCCTGCTCCTCTGATCTCAGCTCCCTCTTCGGCTGGCCGATCACAGAGGCCACCGCCGCCGGCGAGCCCAAAACCAAGAGTGCGAGCTCCGCCCTGTGGAACGGGATCGACGCCGGGATCCGGCGGAAGAGCGGGACCAGGTCCATCGCCACCTCCGCTGTGGCGGACTCGTGGTTCGAGGACCTCACGGTTCTCAGCCTCCCGATGTACAAGCGGGTGATCGCCGCCATGAGAGCTCACGATCTGAGCTCGGAGATCATCGAGGGATCGCTTATCTCCTACGCGAAGCGATCGATCCCGGGTATCTCGCGAACGAGCCGCCACCACGCCCCCGCCAAGCTGGCTTCGGAGCCCGAACAGCGGGAGCTCCTCGAGACCGTCATCTCCAACCTCCCCCAAGGGAAGAGCTCCAGTCTGGTCACCACCCGGTTCCTCTTCGGTTTACTCCGAACGGCTAATATACTTCGCGCCTCGGAAGCTTGTACAACGGCGCTCGAGAGAAAGATCGCGTCGCAGCTGGAGCAGGCGAAGCTGGACGATCTTTTGATACCGAATTATTCCTACCTCGTCGAGACGCTCTACGACGTGGACTGCGTCGAGAGGATCATCGGCTATTTCCTCGAAGGCCTGCAGGAAAGATCGGCGATGGTCGCCGCCGAGGACGACGGCGGGGAGTTGGCGATCAGGTCACCGCCCGGTAACAATAACAATAACAATGATAACCCGTTGCTGACGGTGGGGAAGCTGGTGGACGGGTACCTATCGGAGATCGCGTCGGACGCGAATCTGAGACCGGAGAAGTTCTGCGATCTCGCGCTGGCGCTGCCGGACCACGCTAGGGTCTTCGACGACGGGCTCTATCGCGCCGTCGACGTCTATCTCAAG gcgCATCCGAGGATAacggaggaggagagggagaaggtGAGCAGTGTGATGGCCTGCCAGAAGCTGACGCTGGAAGCGTGCACCCACGCGGCGCAGAACGAGAGGCTGCCGCTGCGGGCGGTGGTGCAGGTGCTGTTCTTCGAGCAGCTGCAGCTCCGGCGGGCGATCGCGGGGACGCTggcagcggcggcggcggcggcgggggaTGAGGAGGAAGAGGGGCCGCCGCCGCCACCGGCGGCGGTGGCggaaggagggaggagggagggggACACGTGGAGGACGGCGATTCGGGAGAACCAGGTGATGAGGCTGGATATGGACAGCATGAGGAGCAGGGTACGTGAGCTGGAGCGGGAGTGCTCGACAATGAGAAAGGCGATCGATAAGATGGATCGGATTCGGGGAGTGGGTGGCGGGGGAGAGCGTGCTGGGGGTTGGGGGTCGTTTACGAGGAGGTTTGGATGTAAGTTTACGACCCAAGTTTGTGATTCCCACCAGCGGACGGTGGTGGAGCCGAGGAAGTCCAGAACTGAACGTTCGCCGTAG